A genomic window from Punica granatum isolate Tunisia-2019 chromosome 2, ASM765513v2, whole genome shotgun sequence includes:
- the LOC116197227 gene encoding uncharacterized protein LOC116197227 produces the protein MVLTSSPSSAYTPIRIGHFSTTISSSSSSKHHTPRLHRFSLRVVANQSIEDGSTEQFLQNSISIADFMRFKKGSVKGSGELQTAVVSYRKKFPWSLLWPFLQVDLVSTIHIADKEYFSTLQKELEPYDCVLYEMVASRESLENRRNPAATKRLKSSRSRGFNILGCIQRQMARILMLDFQLDCIDYQAENWYHADLDFETFKLLQLEKGESFFTFARDMTIKSTKAMVQTATVPEGLGPWRSKLLWASRVLPMPLVGLLIIGSVCAEGGSQATEYPELEALSRLDLGSALKVFLARRLTSEFTQVTADVEEKSVIIGQRNKAAIDALRRAIEDGHRRIAILYGGGHMPDLGRRLREEFDLVPSRVQWVTAWSIRNRDVETSPIPFLKTMAEVSGWPLNRYQTLALLIFSLVLAVDLWFWELFFGTTVNWVSEIAMEVSRYIDSVQVM, from the exons ATGGTGTTAACTTCTTCCCCATCCTCCGCATACACACCCATTAGAATCGGACACTTCTCTACCaccatctcctcctcctcctcctctaaGCACCACACCCCTCGATTGCACAGATTCTCTTTGCGGGTCGTCGCGAACCAGTCCATAGAAGATGGGTCGACGGAGCAGTTCCTGCAGAACAGCATCTCGATCGCGGATTTCATGAGGTTCAAGAAAGGCAGCGTTAAGGGCAGCGGCGAGCTGCAGACCGCCGTCGTCAGCTACCGGAAGAAGTTCCCTTGGTCCCTTCTCTGGCCTTTTCTTCAG GTTGATTTGGTGTCAACAATTCATATTGCCGATAAGGA GTACTTCTCGACCCTCCAGAAAGAGTTAGAGCCATATGATTGTGTGCTTTACGAGATGGTCGCCAGTCGAGAGAGTCTGGAGAACCGACGAAATCCAGCAGCGACCAAGAGACTCAAGAGCTCACGCTCACGGGGTTTTAACATATTAGGTTGCATCCAGAGACAGATGGCCCGAATTCTAATGCTTGATTTCCAGTTAGATTGTATTGACTATCAGGCTGAGAATTGGTACCACGCTGATCTCGATTTCGAGACTTTCAAGTTACTTCAG CTTGAAAAAGGTGAAAGCTTCTTCACGTTTGCAAGGGATATGACCATCAAATCAACAAAAGCAATGGTCCAAACGGCTACAGTTCCAGAAGGCCTCGGGCCTTGGAGATCCAAACTTCTATGGGCCTCACGGGTGCTCCCGATGCCACTGGTGGGCCTACTTATTATTGGAAGTGTTTGTGCCGAGGGAGGAAGTCAGGCAACAGAGTACCCTGAACTCGAAGCTCTATCGAGACTTGACTTGGGTTCTGCATTGAAGGTGTTTTTGGCTAGAAGACTGACATCTGA GTTCACACAAGTGACCGCAGATGTGGAGGAAAAGTCTGTTATAATTGGGCAGCGGAACAAAGCAGCAATTGATGCCCTGAGAAGGGCCATTGAAGATGGGCACAGGAGAATAGCAATCCTCTACGGAGGAGGTCACATGCCCGACTTGGGGAGGCGACTGAGGGAAGAGTTTGATTTGGTTCCCTCGCGGGTCCAGTGGGTGACTGCATGGTCCATTAGGAACCGGGACGTGGAGACCAGTCCTATCCCATTCCTTAAGACGATGGCTGAGGTTTCTGGGTGGCCACTGAACCGGTACCAGACCCTAGCTCTTCTGATCTTCTCATTGGTCCTCGCAGTTGATCTGTGGTTCTGGGAGCTATTCTTCGGGACCACTGTGAACTGGGTCTCAGAGATCGCAATGGAGGTTTCTCGTTACATTGACAGTGTACAGGTGATGTAG
- the LOC116198037 gene encoding protein CfxQ homolog gives MQRPQDHRFRSAKPSTTVHGCAQAGDLPALQKLLRDNPSLLNERNPVMAQTPLHVSAGNNRAHVVKFLLEWQGPEKVEIEAMNMYGETPLHMAAKNGCADTARLLLARGAFIEAKANNGMTPLHLAVWYSLHAEDCLTVKVLLEHNADCSAEDNEGMTPLNHLSRGSASQKLREMLSNYMEEQKRRKALQACSETKAKMDALERELSNIVGLHELKVQLRKWAKGMLLDERRTALGLKVGARRPPHMAFLGNPGTGKTMVARILGKLLHMVGILPTDKVTEVQRTDLVGEFVGHTGPKTRRKIKEAEGGILFVDEAYRLIPMQKSDDKDYGLEALEEIMSVMDSGSVVVIFAGYSEPMKRVISSNEGFCRRVTKFFQFDDFSSEDLAKILHIKMNNQGEDSLLYGFKLHESCSGKAVAELIERGTTEQQRREMNGGIVDTVLVNAREYLDLRLDFDCIDVEELRTITLEDLEAGLKLLSH, from the exons ATGCAGCGGCCGCAGGACCACCGCTTTAGATCTGCGAAGCCTTCCACCACCGTCCACGGCTGCGCCCAGGCCGGGGACCTCCCAGCCCTCCAGAAGCTACTCCGCGACAACCCTTCTCTCCTCAATGAGCGAAACCCCGTC ATGGCACAGACACCCCTTCATGTTTCTGCGGGTAACAATAGAGCGCATGTAGTTAAGTTCCTGCTCGAATGGCAAGGACCCGAAAAGGTCGAGATAGAAGCCATGAACATG TATGGGGAAACTCCATTGCACATGGCTGCGAAGAATGGATGTGCTGATACTGCACGATTACTCCTTGCTCGTGGTGCTTTCATCGAAGCCAAAGCAAAT AATGGAATGACCCCATTGCACCTAGCTGTTTGGTATTCTCTCCATGCTGAGGACTGCCTAACTGTCAAGGTCTTGCTTGAGCATAATGCCGACTGCAGTGCCGAGGACAAT GAGGGCATGACCCCGTTGAATCATCTATCGCGAGGTTCAGCAAGTCAGAAGTTGCGGGAAATGCTAAGTAACTACATGGAAGAGCAGAAACGGAGAAAAGCTCTTCAAGCATGCAGTGAAACAAAAGCCAAGATGGATGCACTTGAGAGAGAGCTATCAAACATTGTGGGCCTCCACGAACTCAAGGTGCAGTTACGGAAATGGGCCAAGGGCATGCTTTTGGATGAGAGGCGCACAGCACTCGGGTTGAAAGTTGGCGCCAGGAGGCCTCCTCACATGGCCTTTCTTGGAAATCCTGGAACAG GTAAGACTATGGTAGCAAGAATTCTCGGAAAATTACTACATATGGTTGGGATTTTACCCACGGACAAGGTAACTGAAGTACAAAGGACAGATTTGGTTGGGGAATTCGTTGGCCACACTGGACCGAAGACCAGGAGAAAG ATTAAAGAAGCCGAAGGAGGGATTCTCTTTGTGGATGAAGCATACCGTTTAATCCCTATGCAGAAATCGGACGATAAAGATTATGGGTTGGAGGCCTTGGAGGAAATAATGTCTGTAATGGACAGTGGAAGTGTCGTCGTGATATTCGCGGGCTACAGTGAGCCCATGAAACGGGTTATATCTTCCAATGAAGGCTTCTGTAGAAGGGTGACAAAATTTTTCCAGTTCGATGACTTCTCCTCGGAAGACTTGGCTAAGATTCTCCACATCAAGATGAACAATCAGGGAGAAGACAGCTTGCTTTATGGGTTTAAGCTGCATGAATCCTGCAGTGGAAAAGCTGTGGCGGAACTAATAGAAAGGGGAACTACAGAGCAGCAGCGCCGGGAAATGAATGGAGGTATAGTTGACACGGTTCTTGTTAATGCCAGGGAGTATTTGGATCTTCGTCTTGATTTCGACTGCATAGATGTGGAAGAACTGAGAACAATCACTTTGGAGGATTTAGAGGCGGGGCTTAAGTTGCTATCGCATTAA